The Gadus macrocephalus chromosome 12, ASM3116895v1 genome segment TGAATCAACAAGTATTTAATTAATTGATTTGAAGTACACCACGCATAAACGTCGCATACGAGTCAGGCATTCGTGACATACGCCCTATGCGATCATTGAAGTCTAAAGTATCAAACCTGTTAGTGTGTCTTAAGGAAATACTTTGCATAGGTTATTACAGATAGGGAGCGGGTTAATAGTAATCTCAAGGATTGGATCGAATTTTCTCAGCATAGATCAGCTGGGTAAGGTTATCAAGAGTAACATTTTACTAAATCGCATGTTATTAGTCATATGGGAGCGTATCGGAGTACTGGCAGCTCGGTAGTCAAAGCGCAACCCCTCGCAGCGGACGTGGATCACAAATCCCTATAACAGCTAAAAGGGCAAGATAAAGAGTGACTTCACGCCAGTAATATTGAGCGTTACAATACGAGACCCTATGAGGAACAGAAACTGGGTTACTTACGTGTTATTTTCCTGCTGTCTCATAACATAGTCCATTCACTGTCCCGATCTCCGACGCCGCCCGTGTACGCCGTCACACCAAACACTACGGTAACTCGTTGTCTAGCAACCAAACGCTGCTTAGCTTTGATTGGGTCTCGTCTAGGATTTGCTTCCGGTGAATTTGCGCAAAATTTCAACTCGCTTCAACCTCCCTGTGGACGTAAGTAGTGGAGgaaatttattttgttttaaaaataacaatacaatatTACATTTACGAAGTTTTTGATACATTTATCATCCAGGTGCTTTTTAATTCAGCCCTTTGTTACAAAACGCATTCCTCAGAGTTGACTGTCAACAACATCTGAGTCGGTACCCCCATTTAAATCCATGCCTTGCTTTATGTAGGCCAGATAGATGCTATTCCAAGAATGATGACGTAAAAAGTGGAACAATAAGCACATTGGACAAAATTGCAATCGCAGTCTTGGATACGATGAAACCCAACCTGACCTAAGAAGCAGTTAAATGCCTGTCAGCGTTGTTGATGTACAGTATGTCTGCCATTCATTGAACGCTTATCACGACTGCAGTAACATGGTGTGCTCGGATGTTGGGGAGCTATTGGATGGGCTGGAGTGGGTGGAGTGATAATGTTAAGTTTCCTTATAAATAGCCTCATTCCCTGTTGCCCATAGATGAGTTTTTACCTACCTCCTTATGCTGTCTGGAGGTAACAGCAGATTAAACATGGTGGTGGGTGATATATGATGCATGTATCCACTACCTGGTTGTTTTCATTTTGCATGTTTGATTTATGTTTGAAGCAAATGTAAACCTACTTTCTGCGACTCTAGCCATTTATTACAACAGGCTACTATTAAGTATTAGGACACATTACAATCATAACAATCATTTTACAGTTGCAAAAGATGACTAAATATACTTATTTCAAAGTATTCGCAAATTATTTCTATGAAATTGCATGACATGTATTCCAAGGCAACCTCCACCGTGACTGGCTTCAGTTATTTAGAGAGAGAAAATACTCTTCACTATCCACTACATTTGGGGCCTTAACAACAATGACCAATCCTCAAACACTTTTCCCTCACTCAGATGATTGATTGAAAAAATAAGGTAAAATTGTATTAGAAGGTGACATACACATGACGCTGCAGAATAGCTAAAACAAAAAGTTTCTTTCACGAGCTATGGACACATTGTCTGATCCTATTTCAGAATTAACATGAGCGAGCATTTatgcatgaaaaaaataacattcttGGTGGTTGCATTTGTCTATATTCAGTTAATGACAGTTACATTGAGAATTTCTTACATGATTAACTACCCAACCAACATTGAtttgtaaataattatataagATATTGTTCATATTGTAtccaattaaataaaaaaaaatatatggtaTGTAATGCAGAAGTAAAGTGCTTACGGTAAACTCTgcaatatagtgtgtgtgtgtgtgtgtgtgtgtgtgtgtgtgtgtgtgtgtgtgtgtgtgtgtgtgtgtgtgtgtgtgtgtgtgtgtgtgtgtgtgtgtgtgtgtgtgtgtgtgtgtgtgtgtgtgttgaatgaatACGAAACTGAATTCACATGTATTAAGAACAAGTAACGTTATTACCTTATATAACCATTGGTAGGACATGCATTGTCGCGGGAGCAGTGATTTTAGTTAGAAACGATGGAACGTTCCACTATATAACACTGTAGAAACTATAGAAAACactatcatacacacacaatatatataggACAACAATTTTATTAACAGTATAAACACTATAGAAATGACAAAAGTGATAAGATGGAAGAAACGCGCTAAACTATTCGGTTGGAATCATGTACACAGTCTTGTACCTTTGCCTTTTTTTCcagttttctctttttttccccccgaaTCAGTTGTATTATGGTCACGCCTAACCTGAGAGATGATTGGTTAGGCTTCAAACTCTTAATATGACGATTTTCTGAAAAGTCAATagagaaaatgaatgggaaattTACTTCCGGAAGCAGAGCTGTTCATAAGGGGGCGGTCACTGTTGCGCTCTATTGGAAATGTAATCTTATCCCTGCCCCTCAAATACTTAACCACGGCCTCGGTTTCAGATTTATACTCCACGGGAAATTATTGTACGTttcatatatttcatatttaaaTGTTGCTATTAATAGGCTACTTCTACTTTCAAGAGACGCACAGTTTTGTTATAACAATCGGTTTGTTCCTGTTGTGCATTTACAATCTTGGGAGGTCTGTATGTGTTACGGCATGATATACTGTAACAATAAATAGTtgaaaatgtatgtatttatgtacgtATGTATTTTCGTGTTCTTGTTATTGTAAAAGCCATTTTACGTATTGGGATTCTTCCCACGTACTGCGGTCCCATGCCCCCCTGCCAGACCTCTTGCCACACCATGTCAGATCGTCTAGATCCGCCACTGAGGCTACATGGTCCACGTTCGCTACATGGTCATTCATTGGTGTGAAACAAAATAATCGATTTGAACACAAATGTTACGAAAGAAAATCTGATATTTGTTACATGAATTGGCCGTACGTTACACAAAATATCTAACATGCAAGtccctgtgtgtatttgtgttatgCTAGGCCAGCAAGCTAGTTGCTAACTGGCACCGGGACCTCTTGCAGTTCAGTGTTGGAGCCTCTGAGCAGGACGTCTTTGGGCTCGTTTGTTCTTGATTGGAGCCACCAAGTCGTCATCTCCCCTTTACCCTGTGTGGAATCCATGCAAATGAGCATACGTTTGGTTGACTGCTTTATTTTTGTGTCACTTAGATGATGTCCACTTTTACAATCAGTCATTATTTCACAGCCTGTAGTtttcggtgtgtgcgtgtgcatgtgcgtgtgcgtgttcgtgtgtgtttgtgtctgtgtcagcaGTTTAATTTTAAATCTTAATTTTGTTGTTTATGTTCTTGACAGCACATTCTTTTCCATATGCCAAGGTACGATGATGTTTTCTCAGAATTGTATTACAATGTTGCCCTTAATTACCCACGTGGCTAGCCACAAAACGTCAAAGGGAATCTTGAACCGTAATTTCCTTTATGCATGGCAGTGCAAAGCAGCTGTCGTCAAACCATTAATTAAAGGGCAGTGCCTGGGAGCATATGTGCTGCCCCATCCCTCGGGAATACAGAATATCCCCCTTCATGTATTGGCCGCACCCGACCAAACAAGTCCATAAGGTCGCCGTGCTCACATAACGCCCTAGAACCAAACACAGTGAACTCCTAGACACACCCATATCGGACGTCTCTTAATGGTTCTAATGCAGGGATTGGGTTTCCTGCAATCTTTCCTGCAATCTGTCTTTCAAAAGACCCGTGGTTTCAAAGTGGATGTTAGCATGGCCAACCGATAAAGTTTCCACTAATAAGTTAGTCCAGCCATTCCTCCTGGCTTTAGAAGGCTGCCACCGTGTAAACGGCAAATCTGAATCGAACGCTGGGGTTGGTGAGTAGGAGGTTGGCTGTGCTCTAATGTTGTTTGCCTCCCAACCAAAATGTTCTTGTTTCGAACCAACGGTCCATCGTCCTCTTaagttcttttttttattaatatagaCAATACAGAACTAACAATAACAGATAATGACTAGCTGCTTTGCGCTGCACTGGTGTGTTTGATGTAACTGAAGAgggcgccgcccccccccccccccccccattataaAATAACCTTCCAGACGGCTGCCCCCTAAATAATGAAGGGTTTGATTTCCCTCCCGTGGGACCTCAACCATTGCTTACCTTGACGACGAGCGGGCCCCTGCACATCAGAACGTAACCACCCAGGGTGTGCAGAAGGTCAGCTGTGGTGCCACTCACCTGGATCTTTAGAGCtgtgtatgcacacatgcaGTGAGTTAGTATAGAATGTAGATACTGATTAATACTCACCAACAAACTAGTCGTAAGAGCACGAAAGTATGACTGAAACATAGAGGGTTATATACTATTTTCTAATAAGAAAATACATGTCATTTTTTATAATGGTGCCGGGGATTAATAATACAGCACAATCTTGATCATTGAACTGTGCTGCTGCATCTTTTCAATTCACTCAGAATAGCCCTTGAGAATGGCAGAGCAGAGGATTAATTACTTGGACACAGAACGTTGATCCCTTGACCAAAAGGTCCACAGTGGGGTGCCAATTAGCAAACACAAAGAGAAGCCAGCTGGACGCAACAGTAGCAGTGGCAACACATGGCAAAATTAAAAGAAGTAAATCATTTGTAAAATCCCATCTACAATGAATGACCTGTCTACTCAACTGTCTACTGTAGGGGTACCAAATTTTAAAACGAAACACATGGTTTATGTGAAAATTGGTCTAACTAATTAATTTGAGCCCCCTGGAAATGCGACCGATGAAAAACACAAAGTACATATTCCATGGTAACTATGTGCTATACCCTCGCTGGTAGACTCCATGCGTGAGGCCGTGTTCACTGTGTCTCCAAACAGGCAGTAGCGGGGCATTTTGGTGCCAACCACACCAGCCACAACAGGTCCTgtcagaacacaacacacacacaggcgcatcATCATTTCTCATAGAAATCTTAAGATGAATACATTGAAAATTGACATCCTGTCATTCCTTCTCAGTTGATTGGGTAGTcagtcagtgcgtttacatgggaCAGCTAGATCGGATTGAGCCTTACACCGATTTTGCTACTCGAACGAACCGTGTCAATTATCTGAACGTACATGGCCTATAAGAGATCGGATAATGGCCGGAGCATGGCTGAATCCGCTAccctaggtggcgctgtagccctttcaacaagtggTTATAGAGCCACTTCCGGTTGACCTCTACAtcccagcaacaacaaacacaggcggcattcgagaaagatgtttacagtagacagctgtcagttcacttcgggtccatgtcatATATCCCACGCTCCATTCTTCCGACCTCTCGGccgtatgcggactcctccggctggaCTCCTCCCGCTGCCGGAGGCCATGTACGTTCGGATAATTGACACGGTCTGTTCGAGTAGCAAAGCTGTCCCATGTAAACACACTGAGTGACGCCAACGAGATGTGACTCAACATCACCCCACAGAGGATAGAAAGAGTAGCGCGAGGTAACAGatagttaaaggggacatattatgccacctggtgtgagtgtgattagccgttacaagccgtttggaaaatccCTTGATTGAAAGACTGAAAAGACTTATGACATCGAAAGTGTgcttgtccacctagatctgtgctggatagatcagtccacctgcctacccagtggactgtagcaaacgttgctcatctacccagcacacatctaggtggacaagcCAACTAGTGATGTCCGAAGAGGCAGGTTTTCAatatggcttgtaacggctaatcactctcacacctgtggtataatatgtcacctttaagtgtGTGACAGCCGCTCAGCAGTCATGTGGCCTGCCCAGACTCTCTTGAACCTCCAGCTTCCTTGGGTTTGGACCAGCACCCCACCTGAGTGTATGCCGGCTCGTATCCTGAGCTGGGTGGTGGGCTTGTGCGGGATCTTGAAGGCGTGGCAGACGTTGACCAGATCCAGAGCCATGCTCGCTATCTCGCCCGCGTGGTTGATGCCGTTTTCGTTCGGCACCCCGGAAACCACCATGtctgagaggtcagaggtcagtgtCAATTAGCATGGAGGACACAGATGAACCACATACAAAATCATCTGATTAGTCTGGTCGCCCTTTACAGAGGTCACTCTTGCTCATCTGCagagtatttattttttgtttttgttgttttttcatagTCAGGAAATGGTATTGCCTTTATGACTCATGCCTTGCCTGCTGTGTTGTTATTATGTGCTGTTATTGATGAGCCTCTTGGCAAGCTTTAGTTGAGGATACATGTCCTAGGAAGTGTACTAAACAAGTGGATATGTGGGCATGTAGTGTACATGGCATTGGCCGACTGTCTGATTGTTGAGTGGTTCCAGCTTTGACTAAGCCCCTAAAATAGTTTTAATTAGTTTCACATACTGTCCAAATAATTTCTGGTTGTCGTTTTATTTGCTAAGGTTTGTCCATGGGCTGGGAGGTGTGGGgtgtatgcatttattttatgcatacatatatatctttttatgaataaagtataaaaaaataaaataatcatagGATTCCGTTTTGACAGACTAATAGAAACGTATCATTGACGTACAAGCGTCACCGATGGTCTCCACTTTGTAGACGTCGTAGTTGTCGATGATGTCATCGAAGGTGGTGTAGAGCTGGTTGAGGAAGTCCACCACCTGGTGTGGCGTGCTGGCGCCAGACAGCTGGGTGAACCCCACGATGTCACTATCAGGGAAGCAGGAAGCATTGGTTTATTGCTCTGGTAATCGCCACTGGAGATCGAGGAAGCCGCTACTTCACACTTCTTTCAAAACGGGGCCACAGTATATTTAGAAAAGTCGATTTTTGTTAATTAAAAGATCCCGAAAAGTTGACCCCCTGGTAAAAAAAGACATAGGCTACTAATTGGAAACGTGTTATACTTCTAAACTATATAATGAAAAATGGTAAGGCGAAGAAAAGTTAATGACAACACAATGGAGATATAGAAATAGACACCTGAAATAAACGGTAGCTTTGGAGTAACTCTGAGCTTCGGCGGTCCTGCCCTGCCGGAGGTCATCGGCCACTGGCTTTGGTAGCATGCCTGAAATGTATTTGGAATCAAAACAAcagcaaccacaacaacaacacatagtGGCTAGCGTTCTGTGCTTCACAACTTGAGTTATTACACTTATTTGCCAGTAGTCGGCACTGTCTGGTTAATCAAAATGCAAACAATTACAACAATAATTTTTggaaaatatttataattttttaggGTCCATGTTATTGTTTTTCCAATGAATAGCTTATAGCAGGCTTGAAGATCCAACTAAACTGAATATTATAATGTTATTTGATGTGTGTTTCATTctatgtagggttagggttttatAGTGTATGTAACCATATTCTATTCAACACCGTGGTTGTGCTATAACTTACTGTATAGCAAGCGGTCTGTCTTCTGCTTCTCTTGAAGGAGATCCTGAGTTCTCTCTGCCACTATAGCCTCCAGATGCTTGCTGTACTTCTCCATCTGGGGGCGTTAAACATCCATTTGAAAACCTTTGTCTCTGGCTGCAAGTGCAGGTTATTGTCTGTTGGTAATCAGTGGTAATGACTTTAAAGTAGCTCAAAGAAGGTCATTACCAGATTCATCATCATGTCGACGGGGCTGACTTTGTGGGGGTTCATCTTGTCCAGCATCTTCTTCACCTGCTCAAATGTGGGCCTCAAGGTGAGGTTATCGGACCAGCACTTCTTGATGAGCTATAGAACatacaaagaaagaaataatacaaagaaataaagaagCAGCTGGCCAACTGAGGGCTTCATGTTTtatctctccttatctcttgtGATGATCCCTTTTTTTATTACAAAATCACAAACTAACCATGGCAAAATAAAACTATTGTCTCCTCATCTCTTTATATGGCCTTCACGCTATGGGCACATCATTCTTGACATCATCCCTTTATCTTTCAATGCCCAGGATTTCACTGTAAGGCACTTACAGTGAAATCAAGGCTATCCCAATGTGCGAGTGGTCATCGTGTTAATGCGCCGCACCTCGCAGTAGTCCTCTCTGTTGGGGCAGTCCGTGTCCGCCTTGCCGGCCTTCAGCTCGGGCAGCGGGGGGCGCCACATGATGTCCATCTTCCCCCCCTCgccctgctcctgctcctgctcctgtcGGAGGAGAAGGCTGTCAGAGAGCAGCGACCACAGCGGGAGCCTAGCGGGGCTGTAATCTACTGAGAGGTCAGACGCAATATAGATTCCTCTATTTGTCTGGAATATTTTGGAATGGACAATAAAGCAGACATTgaatttgactttgactttgaggtCCCGCCATACTCACTGAGATGAGGTCTGAGCGTGTCGCTATCTCAACGAGGATCATAGAGTAgctgagagggggcgggggggggggggggggggagagacgtaGGATGGCTCTTAATATGCCATTTAggtcaaacacaacacaacccttATGTGTGGACGACAACTACCTTTGAATGAATAATACAAGCAATATTAGCTTTATGTTCTACATGGGCatgtatatttgtattataGCTTCTCTTGTTTGATAtgcagtgtttgttttttttggctgaatttccgtgtgtgcgtggttgACAGCGTGTTTAAGCAGCGTCTAGACAAGCAGTCCTCAATAGGCGGCTCGCGGGCCGGACCACCACAAGTCAATTAATGGCCCACAAAATAATTACTGAGATGACTTGTTTTTACAGAAGTAACCCCCGCTTttggagaataataataatttccccTTACCCAATAATAATTCTGATAAATGTACCAGTCTACAACACCAACTTTTTAGGGCTCTACTGGAGGATATGTCAGCGGCACACAAGGACTTAATGTTACACAATACACTACTTTTGGCTATGCACTGAGAGCATGTGTAAATGACTTTTCGTTTGTACAATCTCAAAGCgcagttttttttaaacaacaatACACAAAACAACAAGAAGGAAGGCCTGTCAAGGGGAGAGTTTTAAAGCTGATTGGTTTGGTTGCTCGATGGCCGATGGGGCTGGAGTTTGAGTGGCCCATTGTTTCCAAGGGGATTTAAAAAGTGGCCCACTTTCAGCCACAGCCCCTTGCTTTCCTTGGGCGGGGCTGTACACCTGGGGGTCATTATGCAATTAATGCACGCAggataaaccagccatcaccacacgcACGCGAGGAGAGCTCTGACAAATAAGACCTGTTGATCCTACAACACTTTAAAAACCGGTTTACACATCAACCTGTATCCTGATGTCGGAGTATGGTAATTATTATAGCATAATTAACCCGTGAACTTCCAACCTGTGGACTATACCAACCTGTGGATTTCCAACTATACCAACTGTTGAACCGTGCATTATTTGTGAAGTGCTTCTCCTGTTTCTGACCAACTGCAGCGGTTGGTGGTTCGCACACACCTGTAGACGTCTGCTACCGCAGTGGCGTTGGTGCTGTTTCCCAGCAGCACCTCTGGAGCGCAGTACAGATGGTTGACGTCCCCACAGGGGAAGCCAGAGCTCACTCCCTCAAAGTCCTCCTTCCTGAAGGCTGTGAGGCCATAGTCTGTGACACACAAAGGAAGGTGAATCAGAATCGATGGAAGGGTGATGTGTACTTGGCTTAATGTTTAATTTGTCTATCCCAGCACGGATTCCATAGAAAATGACTAAATCAGGAATTCGGTTGCGCAATCTACTTGATACTTTTTGTTGTATCACCAATAGACAGGTTAGGACATGGAGACGTTTGTCCATTCGCGGCTACCTGAGATTTTGCACACCCAGCGATCATCGATGACACAATTCCTGGAGTGCAGGCGCCCGTGGAACACCTTGTGCTGGTGCAGGTAGGCCATGCCGCGGGCGATGTCAGTCGCGAACGAGAGCCTGGAGACGGAGCACCAATCAATCCCATGACCTGTAGTGTCCCTCTTAAGGGCCACTCAGCCTCCAGCTGAttgacccccccctcaacaGCCTCGACCTTGTGGGAAGGGTAACTTAACCTCTACCTGCTTAGCTTAGTTCCACAGGCAGAACCTGATTGGACAGCGATGGCCCAATCACAAGCAGGGTGGGAACAGGGCTTAGATTTTATAGAACCCATAAAGGAGCAGGACCATTTGAATGCATTTGAGTTTACCTGCTAATTATTGTTAGGCGTATGGGAGAGATATTTCTGTACCAAAGTATTACATTGGCTTAAACACCAGCACGTCTTATTAACCTATGCATATGCATCATTCCTGTACGCACACGGTAATAAAAGCCCTTGGACTTGCCCTCTGTGAGTCTCACCTGAAGCCCCAGTTGATAGGGATGTCCCCATTCAGCAGGACGTCAGACAGGCTTCCCTTAGGGCAGTAGTCTGTGATGATGCTGATGTAGGGCACCTCGATCGAGCCCCCGATGAATTTGGACAGATTTGGGTGGTCCAGTTCCCTGGGTAACGAACACATTCAACTGAAAGGTTAATAACAGTTTGCTTTGGAAATCCTAAATGTGCATATTCATTTTCCACAAAATTCCGTGGttgctaaataataataaactactTTTAAGATCGCAGAGGGCATTTTAAGGTAGACAACCAAAGATGATAGAGAGTGATTCTCAAACACAGCATTGACATCAGAAGCGGACTTTTGCGTACCGGACTTCCTTCACCTCCTTCCTGATGGTCTTGGACAATGTGAAATGTTTCTTCTGGATGTGTTTCACTGCCACCGTCCGTCCATCACTGGAAGATAAAATGTTCGGATTCATTCAAGTATATCCCAAGGGGTCTTCAAGAATGATTGtagaatatcaaaaaaaaaaaaagatggattCATCCTTTTATATAGATTTCATACTAAAAGGAACAATTTTAAACTGTTTTTAGACTTTAATTCAACAAAAGACATCAATGTTGGGTGGCTATACAAGAAACACAACCGCTTATAACTTCCACTTCCAAGTATTTTCAAAAGAGTCAATACTAAATGGATTTGCTGTGTGTTTAGGATTTGTGGTGTGTTTAACTGTGTGTTTAGATTAACTGCTTGTATCGAACACAGCCTTTTCCCAACCAAACAGACTCTCATTCTGGTAACTGGTCTCACCTGTCCCTCGTTAGTGCTGATGACCATGGTCTGTATTCCTGGATCACCTCAGGCGGTATTATTTCCCAGCTCTAAAGTTCAGCTTCCTGGTTTTGAATTGGCTAATTTCACCTTCAAGCTGCCTTGATGATCTGTAGCCTATTATAATTTTTAAATCCCAAAAGAAAATTGAGGACGCTCAATTGAGGACCCTCAATTGAGGACGCTCAATTGAGGACGCACCCGGGTTCCGAAGACAGGTCTTCTGCCTAGGTCAAGGGCACCGGCAGGACCGTGAACCTAACAGGGATGACCTTATTTGGTCGAGGAAAGCGGAGCACAGGGAGCCAACCCACTGCGCCATCGTGCCACAATGAGGGAGcaggtggtgttggggggggggggggggggggggtatggctTTGCTCTGCCTTGGTCATTGGGGTTTGAGGTGACTTACTAGATGCCCGGTTGGATGAAGCCGGGCTGGAAGCAGGTGTTGACCACGGTGCACACCGTCGTATCGGTGTTGCGGCTCATGCTGGAGTTACTCTTCCCCTgctggaggcttgtggtacTGCAGAAGCCCATGTAACACACTTTACCTGTTGAGGCAACGCAGCATCCTTTTAGAGGGCATTACTACACAGAGGATGGCAGCAACAGTGATGTATACAAATGTTGCTCATGTCACCAAACATGATGTTCTTGTAGTTGATGATCCAGCTCTCGTCccaaaacattttttgtttctGGTACCAAAGCCACTGTAGGGAAATAAAATGGAAAGCACTAATTAGGTTCATGGAATTCATGGAGAATACTCACAATTGACTATACTTAGATTGaggaatgtgtgtctgtgggggggagAACATGTTTGTTTGTCTACATGTGTACttttaatctgtgtgtgtgtgtgtgtgtgtttgtctacatGTGTACttttaatctgtgtgtgtgtgtgtgtgtgtgtgcgcgtgtggacCTCACCACTACAGTGAGAATGAAGCCGCAGCAGAAGAGTGCGAGCGGCAGGCCGATGGCCATCTTGATGGTCAGAGACATGGGGCAGACGCCACAGTCTGCCGGGCAGTTCAGACACGTCTCTTCCAGCTCACACACGTCGTCCCCACACACTGCAACACATACAAACCATTTAACACACGCATATCTGTtactggtaacacacacacacatcgtctcCACGCACTGCAACACATTAAACACCGTTAAACTCAAACACGTCGTCCAAAGACACACAttgtctccacacacactgtaaaacGTACAGAAAATTTAACACACATATACCATCTATGCACTGTTAAACACACACCAATCGTCTCCATACACACTgccacacatacatactgttaaacacacacacataatctccccacacactgcaacacatacacacctttaaacacacacacagacacacacatatcatcTCCCCACACACTGCAACATATGCACAAGCAGCTtataacattacattacattttcttagctatattatattttattttgtatgctTTTATTACAATATATACTTCCTAATTTAGATTTGGTATGCTATCATTAcatgatatactgtatatagaaGTATATCATATATGTATCATATTGTATAAATCATACTGTATTTGGTAAGATGGTATCACATTTTATATCGTATTCCTTTAAGTAAGCCAATTGCTTCTATACTTTTATTTTTGGAAGTTGCACAGTGATAATCCGCAACAAAACATGATAGCGGTGGTGCTGACCTTGGGCGCTGACCACCATGACTTTGGACTCCAGCGCTGCGTGCATCTTCCCTATTTTGATATGAGCGA includes the following:
- the LOC132469387 gene encoding atrial natriuretic peptide receptor 2-like isoform X1, whose protein sequence is MALWTISLLALFLGVHGWHDLDNREFDCWPMDNPNDFNMISCQGLEMAWVLRPPEKVFNGEEFNVTYTVTASDSFYEYAAKNQIFHFSEVSEVRQFCDHHECPSNWNNANEINCCVYHANIHSCPLGLMKQGGICGPWIPDDGKIVTHTVSKAGKMSQKFWTSKVVLIHMGVTSVIAHIKIGKMHAALESKVMVVSAQVCGDDVCELEETCLNCPADCGVCPMSLTIKMAIGLPLALFCCGFILTVVWLWYQKQKMFWDESWIINYKNIMFGKVCYMGFCSTTSLQQGKSNSSMSRNTDTTVCTVVNTCFQPGFIQPGIYDGRTVAVKHIQKKHFTLSKTIRKEVKEVRELDHPNLSKFIGGSIEVPYISIITDYCPKGSLSDVLLNGDIPINWGFRLSFATDIARGMAYLHQHKVFHGRLHSRNCVIDDRWVCKISDYGLTAFRKEDFEGVSSGFPCGDVNHLYCAPEVLLGNSTNATAVADVYSYSMILVEIATRSDLISEQEQEQGEGGKMDIMWRPPLPELKAGKADTDCPNREDYCELIKKCWSDNLTLRPTFEQVKKMLDKMNPHKVSPVDMMMNLMEKYSKHLEAIVAERTQDLLQEKQKTDRLLYSMLPKPVADDLRQGRTAEAQSYSKATVYFSDIVGFTQLSGASTPHQVVDFLNQLYTTFDDIIDNYDVYKVETIGDAYMVVSGVPNENGINHAGEIASMALDLVNVCHAFKIPHKPTTQLRIRAGIHSGPVVAGVVGTKMPRYCLFGDTVNTASRMESTSEALKIQVSGTTADLLHTLGGYVLMCRGPLVVKGKGEMTTWWLQSRTNEPKDVLLRGSNTELQEVPVPVSN
- the LOC132469387 gene encoding atrial natriuretic peptide receptor 2-like isoform X2, with amino-acid sequence MALWTISLLALFLGVHGWHDLDNREFDCWPMDNPNDFNMISCQGLEMAWVLRPPEKVFNGEEFNVTYTVTASDSFYEYAAKNQIFHFSEVSEVRQFCDHHECPSNWNNANEINCCVYHANIHSCPLGLMKQGGICGPWIPDDGKIVTHTVSKAGKMSQKFWTSKVVLIHMGVTSVIAHIKIGKMHAALESKVMVVSAQVCGDDVCELEETCLNCPADCGVCPMSLTIKMAIGLPLALFCCGFILTVVWLWYQKQKMFWDESWIINYKNIMFGKVCYMGFCSTTSLQQGKSNSSMSRNTDTTVCTVVNTCFQPGFIQPGIYDGRTVAVKHIQKKHFTLSKTIRKEVKEVRELDHPNLSKFIGGSIEVPYISIITDYCPKGSLSDVLLNGDIPINWGFRLSFATDIARGMAYLHQHKVFHGRLHSRNCVIDDRWVCKISDYGLTAFRKEDFEGVSSGFPCGDVNHLYCAPEVLLGNSTNATAVADVYSYSMILVEIATRSDLISEQEQGEGGKMDIMWRPPLPELKAGKADTDCPNREDYCELIKKCWSDNLTLRPTFEQVKKMLDKMNPHKVSPVDMMMNLMEKYSKHLEAIVAERTQDLLQEKQKTDRLLYSMLPKPVADDLRQGRTAEAQSYSKATVYFSDIVGFTQLSGASTPHQVVDFLNQLYTTFDDIIDNYDVYKVETIGDAYMVVSGVPNENGINHAGEIASMALDLVNVCHAFKIPHKPTTQLRIRAGIHSGPVVAGVVGTKMPRYCLFGDTVNTASRMESTSEALKIQVSGTTADLLHTLGGYVLMCRGPLVVKGKGEMTTWWLQSRTNEPKDVLLRGSNTELQEVPVPVSN